The Schistocerca cancellata isolate TAMUIC-IGC-003103 chromosome 4, iqSchCanc2.1, whole genome shotgun sequence genome contains a region encoding:
- the LOC126183977 gene encoding axoneme-associated protein mst101(2)-like, protein MRKRQGEKGKEKKARRKRQGEKGKEKKARRKRQGEKGKEKKARRKRQGEKGKEKKARRKRQGEKGKEKKARRKRQGEKGKEKKARRKRQGEKGKEKKARRKRQGEKGKEKKARRKRQGEKGKEKKARRKRQGEKGKEKKARRKRQGEKGKEKKARRKRQGEKGKEKKARRKRQGEKGKEKKARRKRQGEKGKEKKARRKRQGEKGKEKKARRKRQGEKGKEKKARRKRQGEKGKEKKARRKRQGEKGKEKKARRKRQGEKGKEKKARRKRQGEKGKEKKARRKRQGEKGKEKKARRKRQGEKGKEKKARRKRQGEKGKEKKARRKRQGEKGKEKKARRKRQGEKGKEKKARRKRQGEKGKEKKARRKRQGEKGKEKKARRKRQGEKGKEKKARRKRQGEKGKEKKARRKRQGEKGKEKKARRKRQGEKGKEKKARRKRQGEKGKEKKARRKRQGEKGKEKKARRKRQGEKGKEKKARRKRQGEKGKEKKARRKRQ, encoded by the coding sequence atgagaaaaaggcaaggagaaaaaggcaaggagaaaaaggcaaggagaaaaaggcaaggagaaaaaggcaaggagaaaaaggcaaggagaaaaaggcaaggagaaaaaggcaaggagaaaaaggcaaggagaaaaaggcaaggagaaaaaggcaaggagaaaaaggcaaggagaaaaaggcaaggagaaaaaggcaaggagaaaaaggcaaggagaaaaaggcaaggagaaaaaggcaaggagaaaaaggcaaggagaaaaaggcaaggagaaaaaggcaaggagaaaaaggcaaggagaaaaaggcaaggagaaaaaggcaaggagaaaaaggcaaggagaaaaaggcaaggagaaaaaggcaaggagaaaaaggcaaggagaaaaaggcaaggagaaaaaggcaaggagaaaaaggcaaggagaaaaaggcaaggagaaaaaggcaaggagaaaaaggcaaggagaaaaaggcaaggagaaaaaggcaaggagaaaaaggcaaggagaaaaaggcaaggagaaaaaggcaaggagaaaaaggcaaggagaaaaaggcaaggagaaaaaggcaaggagaaaaaggcaaggagaaaaaggcaaggagaaaaaggcaaggagaaaaaggcaaggagaaaaaggcaaggagaaaaaggcaaggagaaaaaggcaaggagaaaaaggcaaggagaaaaaggcaaggagaaaaaggcaaggagaaaaaggcaaggagaaaaaggcaaggagaaaaaggcaaggagaaaaaggcaaggagaaaaaggcaaggagaaaaaggcaaggagaaaaaggcaaggagaaaaaggcaaggagaaaaaggcaaggagaaaaaggcaaggagaaaaaggcaaggagaaaaaggcaaggagaaaaaggcaaggagaaaaaggcaaggagaaaaaggcaaggagaaaaaggcaaggagaaaaaggcaaggagaaaaaggcaaggagaaaaaggcaaggagaaaaaggcaaggagaaaaaggcaaggagaaaaaggcaaggagaaaaaggcaaggagaaaaaggcaaggagaaaaaggcaaggagaaaaaggcaaggagaaaaaggcaaggagaaaaaggcaaggagaaaaaggcaaggagaaaaaggcaaggagaaaaaggcaaggagaaaaaggcaaggagaaaaaggcaaggagaaaaaggcaaggagaaaaaggcaaggagaaaaaggcaaggagaaaaaggcaaggagaaaaaggcaaggagaaaaaggcaaggagaaaaaggcaaggagaaaaaggcaaggagaaaaaggcaaggagaaaaaggcaaggagaaaaaggcaaggagaaaaaggcaaggagaaaaaggcaaggagaaaaaggcaaggagaaaaaggcaaggagaaaaaggcaaggagaaaaaggcaaggagaaaaaggcaaggagaaaaaggcaaggagaaaaaggcaaggagaaaaaggcaaggagaaaaaggcaatga